The window CCATTGGTCCAGGCTATATTCAGCCGAAACACAGAAGAAGTGACATTTTTGTTGAACCAGGAAGAAGATGTCAATTCACTGGTAATATTATCCCACATTACTCAGCAGTCATGATGTTTTTGATACTCTATATCTCATCAAATTTGCATACATTATGCTTGTTCAAATGGTTCAGCTGTGCAAAATGTGAATTAGAtcaaatgtttcatttgaacatttagAGGAAGAATCTAAAGAAAGTTGAATTTGCATATTGTTCGAACCTTTGGAATcagaatataacaaaataataatataatacaggATAATCTGgtaagattaaataaaaaatatgtttgctGCATGTTGccctgtttgatgttttttttcctctcaggaCCAAGAACAAAGCACACCACTTCATGCTGCTGCTTATCTGGGAGATGTCCACATTATGGACCTACTTATTACTTCAGGTAggaaaaagtatttattttactgtgaaatgcATGCTATTGATGAATGCAATGAGTTAATCCTAGACAGAAGAACTAAAACATAGCAAAAAACACTCCTAATTAGCCTAACTTTGCTTTTGCACTGGGTTACAGATGCAAATGTCAACACGAAGGACCAGGGTTTGCTGACTCCTTTACATCGAGCCGCTGCGTCACGAAATGAAGTATGTTCctattttcaaaaaacaaaaaaggagagtttaaaaaaaagtcatatctTAGGACTTGACCACCAGATcttaatatttaatttgcatCTTCAAggaaatttgtgtttttctctcagagGGCTGTGGAGCTGCTACTAAAGCACAAAGCAGAGGTCAACACAAGGGATAAATTCTGGCATACACCTTTGCACATGGCAGCTGCAAACTGGGCTACAGGCTGTGCTCAAGCTCTGATACCACATGTTTGCAGCCTGGATGTTACTGACAGGTCAGGGAGGACACCACTGCATCATGCGACACACAGCGGCCATGGAGAGGTAAAGTTGATTGTCTGGGATCTTTAACCATTTATCCCTTTGTGGTTTATAGTTATCATTTCAATGCATAAGAAGGCTTGAAAGTATATCTGCTTTATGGAAGTGAATGATGTCTGGAGAACATTTTCTTGGTTTCTGGCATATGTTacagcattttgggaaaatgtgtttttgtcataatatattaatcTAGTTTCACACAATATTTATTCCTCTGAGGAGCCAAAATACAACCACAGCCCTGTTTGAATAGATGTTCCAAGTGTGTTTTCTCAACTTTGGACAATTGTTGTAGATTGAGATGAGTTGATAGATACACTAGTTGATCCAGTTattgtgtttctgcagatggTGAACTTGCTCCTGAGCAAAGGTGCCAATGTGAGTGCCAAAGATAAGAAAGAGAGGCAGGCCATCCACTGGGCTGCACACCTCGGTAAGTGGTGTCATTCCTCTGAGAGACACAAATGTATGGTGACATTTGTCCGAAAACAACTCTCCCACATGAATTTAAGGCAGACAAATGTTTGTCATACACCACActagtaacaaaaaaaaataccccaaaACAAGCCACTGAAAAATGTCTCAAACAGCCATAGATGGCCAGAAGGTTAAAGTCAGAGGTTATTGGCATTGACAAACACATTGTCACTTTTGAGAGTATAAGCACATTCTAGTGTCTAAAAGAGTTAAATGTCGAACTGTGGCTTACATGCTGAGAGGATGGCTGCGACATCAGTGCATGGTTGACTATTTGATTGGTCGAGCTCTGAATTTGTAACTTGAAAGTTaggataaaatatattttctgacttaaaaaacaaagatagaCATGCTCAAAAATTACCGCTCTTGACATACAGCTTTATTATGATTGATGAGTTATGATAATATATGGCTGGTTTGACTTATTATCACAACATCAGTCTATTTAAATTTGATTAgttgttgactttttttatttatttttttatcttaacgAGGTTGAAGTCtgattaatattatattaaattggCCTGTGCATGAACTGTGCTTCAGTTTCCAGATTACAGGCTAGTAGGCATTGTTTTGTGCGAGCATGGCAGATTCTTGTAGTAAATGTTAAGCTCTTCTTTCAGGACATGTGGAGGTCATGAAGCTGCTGGTGTCTCACAGTGCTGATGTGACGTGCAAGGACAAACGTGGTTACACTCCGCTCCATGCTGCAGCTGCCAGTGGGCAGTTAGACGTGGTCCAATATCTGTTGGGGCTGGGGATGGAGGTAAAGTGGTTTAGGTCACAGAACTGTTAGGAAAGTTCCATTGTAATGAATTATTATAGCTGCCATTTattttatgtactgtatatcgTGTAGAGGAGAGTAGCTCTTAATGTGCTTGATGCTGCAAATAGGGTATTTGTTGGAATTTGTCTTTGCTTTGAAGTGAGAATGAAGATATCAGGGGACATCCTGCTCAGTTACACTCCTAAAACACTGCATTCTGTAGTTAGAAATGGTCTGATGTGAAATTAAGTCTCAGTAACATAGTACCCTGCAGAGCCCTAGGCCTGGTTTAATTTTAGTCCCGTCACATCACGTCTCTTCAcatgttttcctcctctgcctctcagaCTGATGAACCCAACATTTTTGGGAACACAGCGCTCCACATGGCCTGTCACACAGGCCAGGACACCGTGGCCACTGAGCTGGTGAACGGCGGCGCTAACATCAATCAGCCGAACTACCAGGGCAACACGCCACTGCATCTGGCTGCTGCCTCCTCCAGTGGGGTGCTGTGTCTCGAGCTGCTAATCAACAATGGGGCTGATGTCAACATGCAGGTAAAGAGGTTGTTGTGgatttaaaaaggacaaaaagagggaaaaaaattgtGTCTTATTGGATCATAATTGGTCAGAGCCTTTTTTTAACGAATCATgttgtttccattttctctgtttaacagaataaagaaggaaagagCCCTTTACATATAGCTGCTATGCATGGACGCTTCACAGGCTCCCAGATTCTGATCCAAAATGGTAACTTAAAAATATTTACGCAGCATCCtgttaaaacagtaaaactgcatCCTCACAACACAGTCTGACTTAAAATATCACAACATGTCCTCATCTGAAACACTTAACACCTATTAACACTATGTTTCCTTCTGCTCTTGCACACAGGTGGGGAGATCGACTGTGTTGATATGTATGGAAACACTCCTCTTCACATCGCTGCCAGATATGGTCAGGAGTTGTTGATCAGCACTCTGCTGACAAATGGTGCTGACAAGGCCAGGTAAGTTTCTCCACTTGGATGAGTCCAAACCTGAGActgtttgatgatgtttttacactaCATCACCTTTAAGTTGCTGGTCTCTCAATGCACGCTCTCACTTTAAGGTGAGCTGACCAATAAGACCTGGCTGCAGAGTCAcatcttgtctcctctcctaagtgtttgaaattaaatgcaCACCCCAAGATGTGAGTCATGATAAACAGCCCCTCAGTAAATTGTAATATAACACTGACCAACTGAACTTTGGATAAACCAATGAATGTCTATATTTAGTATCCGTCCCACAACCccaccacacgcacacacagatttatttattataagtGATCCTTTAATGATCTGCTtactaacaaagaaaaaactttgaaaatatCAGTTATTTTGCACTTAATTTCCACCTTCATGCAGAAAAAAGGTTCGCAATTAAGCACAtacaaaagtaaataatattTGTTCTCTAAAGACAGGGGATTCATGGGATGCTTCCACTACATCTGGCGGCGCTTTACGGTTTTCCAGACTGCTGTCGAAAGTTACTGTCTAATGGTGAGAATCTGTTTTGAGTCATCGAGATCTGATTAATTCTCTTGCTTGTTGCGTTTTAATTTACAGACAAAACTGAAAGTGTTCTTGTGTGTCTTTAGGTCAGTTTTACAACATCATGCCGGCTCAAATGTCATCAGTTGGGTTTGATATAAACATCTTAGATGACCAAGGGAGGACCTGTCTGCATGCAGCTGCCTCTGGAGGGTGAgggaatgaacacacacacacacacacacacacacacacacatacacacacacacacacattaatgtaaaGTCTACAAGCATTTACAATTAAAGAGTTTGACTCAttgataaatgtttgtttacaaagtGATGCTCATTATCTAAACAGTTCAGATCATTATTTTCCATGCCTAAATATTgtcaatattttaattaatattttctttgttggGAAAATGATATTtgtatattctttattttttggtcCATTGCATAGgttaaacatttgaaattatgatatattttgtttgtagtCGCTCAGCTTGAAGTGTGGTGTCGTTTAGTGAAGCACTACTTTTAATTCTAAAAATCTATACCTACTCTTTGCCTGGTCAGGAGATATGCAGCTGACAAAGGCAGCAAACAGTGTGCCTGAATCATACGCACAACATCAAACCTTTCCATAAGCTGTCTGGCACAGATTTGATACaattttaactcttttttttttttcttttcttgtgacAGAAATGTTGACTGTCTCAACCTGATCTTAAATAGTGGCGCTGAACTGGGCATTAAGGATAATTTGGGAAGGTAAGCAGCGCTAAATAGCCAGAGCTAAGAATTTAACTGTGTTTCTGCGTTGCCTGATATCATAGCTGAACCCTCTTGTACCTGGCAGATCTCCTTTGCACTATGCTGCAGCCAACGGGAACAGCCACTGCACGATCTCTCTGGTGAGAGCCGGTGCTGAGGTCAATGAGCTGGATCTGATGGGCTGCAGCCCTCTGCACTAcactgctgcttcacacacCTTCTGTGGGTGAGAGAGCACACAcaactttatgttttattcatttttctatGAGACAACACAGCATCCTGCGGACAGTTCTTTACTGATAATGACCGACCTCATTCAAACCCGTTTTATTGTgtccttctttctttccccaGTGGAAACACAAACTCTGATCCTCACTACAGCGTGGAAAAGGAACAAGAGGCCTCTCTGTAAGTCTCATATTGTTCTCATATACACAAAGTAGATCAAGTTTAACTTTATAAATTAAATGTGCTTTCCGTTATATGCCACACATGGTATTTTTCTCGTTAGTGTATGGTCACTTTAAAGCACATGATCTCAACTGCATccatcattttacatttcatgtaGTGTGAGTAAATAGTTAATAAGAACAGAATCAGAGATAAAATCACAGTCAAATTTATTTTACTATcagacattatttattttataggATGATGTTGAATTGTGTTAGACTGATTTGATTATTTAGAAAATTTTGACACTGCAGGAAAAGGATCAGATGCACTAAAATGAAACTTTCATGTGTTGTCATTTGATATTAAGGGGAgtgaataatatttttctttcattacttGTTGTGAGAGAAGAATAAAACCCAGGCATGATTCCTAGTGTTCCTTtggctctgtgtgttcaggtgtttggACTACTTGCTCGACAACGGGGCGAACCCAACTCTGAAGAACAGTAAGGGTTACAGTGCCGTCCACTATGCTGCAGCTTatggaaacaaacagcaccTCGAACTGGTCAGTGGTGTCTTTGATTTagatactttgattttttttctaatcgATTGCACATTAAATCtaactttctttatttttcctctgactCTCTTGCAGCTCCTGGAGATTTCTTTCAACTGTCTAGAAGAGGTTGAAAGTAATATTCCAGTC is drawn from Seriola aureovittata isolate HTS-2021-v1 ecotype China chromosome 2, ASM2101889v1, whole genome shotgun sequence and contains these coding sequences:
- the LOC130186682 gene encoding serine/threonine-protein phosphatase 6 regulatory ankyrin repeat subunit C-like — protein: MELRNIKDQSPLVQAIFSRNTEEVTFLLNQEEDVNSLDQEQSTPLHAAAYLGDVHIMDLLITSDANVNTKDQGLLTPLHRAAASRNERAVELLLKHKAEVNTRDKFWHTPLHMAAANWATGCAQALIPHVCSLDVTDRSGRTPLHHATHSGHGEMVNLLLSKGANVSAKDKKERQAIHWAAHLGHVEVMKLLVSHSADVTCKDKRGYTPLHAAAASGQLDVVQYLLGLGMETDEPNIFGNTALHMACHTGQDTVATELVNGGANINQPNYQGNTPLHLAAASSSGVLCLELLINNGADVNMQNKEGKSPLHIAAMHGRFTGSQILIQNGGEIDCVDMYGNTPLHIAARYGQELLISTLLTNGADKARQGIHGMLPLHLAALYGFPDCCRKLLSNGQFYNIMPAQMSSVGFDINILDDQGRTCLHAAASGGNVDCLNLILNSGAELGIKDNLGRSPLHYAAANGNSHCTISLVRAGAEVNELDLMGCSPLHYTAASHTFCGGNTNSDPHYSVEKEQEASLCLDYLLDNGANPTLKNSKGYSAVHYAAAYGNKQHLELLLEISFNCLEEVESNIPVSPLHLAAYYGHCEALRLLCETLVSLDVRDIEGRTALHLAAQRGFAPCVEVLLKHQASYTLKEHKRKWTALHAAAAEGQMDCLLLLVNREQSADIVDSPDTQGQTALMLTALGRHTDCVHILLEKGANPDAADKKGFTALHRAAMLGSEDCVSALLEHGASALCRDSQGRTPLHLAASCGHTELLSNLLKAAMKVDPLDSMLDHRGYTPTHWAAYHGHEGCLHILLENKLFSNQEGNHFTPLHCALVNGHEVAAERLVKTVGPQIVNVCDAKGRTPLHAAAYSGNVAGLQLVLAQGAEVNAVDHCDCSALMVAADCGQTMAVEFLLHKAKPELTLVDVNNNTALHLACSKGHEMCALLILGEISDSSLINATNSALQMPLHIAAKKGLATVVQVLLSRGAAVMAVDEEGRTPALACAPNKNVADCLALILSTMKPFPPREPSGGTNSHFNPILKNCGIAATCGSSGNLCHA